A genomic segment from Streptomyces sp. NBC_01233 encodes:
- a CDS encoding lipid II:glycine glycyltransferase FemX: protein MVRTLSDLEYQAFLSRHGRASFLQYPSWAAVKDLWRSEKVGWHYPGGEIEGAGLVLYRQFPGTRKYFAYLPEGPVADWSDPRIDRWLNPLMRHMRASGAFAVRIGPTPAYRRWDAATAKSGTGRQISDVIATEVDPVGAALADRLRTRGWKRCGGEDDGDAQPRHVFRVPLAGRSLDDLWSGLNQEWRRNVRKAAKAGVETVLGTSADLPEFYRLLRITEERDGFRLGRSLAYYEQQYRVLNAEQPGRMRLYLGIHRGEILAAHTMIVAGKRVWYQTGASADHRREVRPSNALQWRMMCDAHALGAEEYDMRGVPSTLDPDERSFGLLRWKLGTGGQVVETLGEWETPMDGVANTALYKAFQAYLARR from the coding sequence ATGGTGCGCACCCTGTCCGACCTCGAATACCAGGCGTTCCTTTCCCGGCACGGGCGGGCCAGTTTCCTCCAGTACCCGTCCTGGGCCGCGGTAAAGGACCTCTGGCGCTCGGAAAAGGTCGGATGGCACTATCCCGGCGGCGAAATAGAGGGTGCCGGACTCGTTCTCTACCGCCAATTCCCCGGCACCCGTAAATATTTCGCCTACCTTCCCGAGGGCCCCGTCGCGGACTGGTCCGACCCGCGCATCGACCGCTGGCTCAACCCCCTCATGCGCCACATGCGCGCCTCCGGTGCCTTCGCCGTCCGCATCGGCCCCACTCCCGCCTACCGCCGCTGGGACGCGGCCACCGCCAAGTCCGGGACCGGCCGCCAGATATCCGACGTGATCGCCACCGAGGTCGACCCGGTGGGCGCCGCCCTCGCCGACCGGCTGCGCACCCGCGGCTGGAAGCGCTGCGGCGGTGAGGACGACGGCGACGCCCAGCCCCGCCACGTCTTCCGCGTGCCGCTGGCCGGCCGCTCCCTGGACGACCTGTGGTCGGGCCTGAACCAGGAGTGGCGGCGCAACGTCCGCAAGGCCGCGAAGGCCGGTGTGGAGACGGTCCTCGGCACCTCCGCCGACCTGCCCGAGTTCTACCGGCTGTTGCGCATCACCGAAGAGCGCGACGGCTTCCGGCTCGGCCGCTCCCTCGCGTACTACGAGCAGCAGTACCGGGTCCTGAACGCCGAGCAGCCCGGCCGTATGCGCCTCTACCTGGGCATCCACCGCGGCGAGATCCTCGCCGCCCACACGATGATCGTCGCCGGGAAGCGGGTCTGGTACCAGACCGGCGCCTCCGCCGACCACCGGCGCGAGGTGCGGCCCAGCAACGCCCTGCAGTGGCGCATGATGTGCGACGCACACGCCCTCGGGGCGGAGGAGTACGACATGCGCGGGGTACCCTCCACCCTTGACCCCGACGAACGTTCTTTCGGGCTGCTGCGCTGGAAGCTCGGCACCGGCGGGCAGGTCGTCGAAACGCTCGGCGAATGGGAGACCCCGATGGACGGAGTGGCCAACACGGCGCTCTACAAGGCCTTCCAGGCCTACCTGGCCCGCCGGTGA
- the murJ gene encoding murein biosynthesis integral membrane protein MurJ: MTATDTRHNAAPAGGGPAPGKTSVLRSGALMAAGSIVSRATGFIRSAVVVAALGIGMLGDGYAVANTVPNIIYMLLIGGALNAVFVPELVRAAKEHADGGAAYTDRLLTACTAALVVLTAAAVLAAPLIVSVYTGYSGAQESTTVALARYCLPQILFYGLFTLLGQVLNARGRFGAMMWTPVLNNFVIIAVFGLFLYVSHDAADGLTAAETRLLGLGTTAGIVLQALALIPSLRAARFRWRPRFDWRGSGLGRPLRNAGWLVMLVLTNQIAYWVVTRLSTTAGYEADLAGLPGAGYTAYSNAYQLWIVPQGIITVSLVTALMPRMSAAASDGELATLRGDISYALRSSAALVVPAAALFAALAPWVMGSVFEYGLTDDADIEVMAGMLMAFAPGLIAFSAQYVLSRGFYALSDTRTPFFLNLVIAALNAGLSAAAYFLLSPRWAVTGMAAASSLAFLAGAAATAYTLSRRLGPRAGTRKERRATAVRTHLRLLAASVPAAAAAYGAARSAERFGDFAAVGAGTAALALVVVLLARPLRLTEITDLLDSLRCKVGR, from the coding sequence GTGACGGCCACCGACACCAGGCACAACGCCGCCCCGGCCGGCGGCGGCCCGGCACCGGGCAAGACCTCGGTGCTGCGCAGCGGCGCGCTCATGGCGGCCGGTTCGATCGTCTCCCGCGCCACCGGCTTCATCCGCTCCGCCGTCGTCGTCGCCGCCCTGGGCATCGGCATGCTCGGCGACGGCTACGCGGTGGCCAACACGGTCCCGAACATCATCTACATGCTGCTCATCGGCGGCGCGCTCAACGCCGTCTTCGTACCCGAACTGGTCCGGGCCGCCAAGGAACACGCTGACGGCGGCGCCGCCTACACCGACCGGCTGCTGACCGCCTGCACGGCGGCGCTCGTCGTGCTCACCGCCGCGGCCGTCCTCGCCGCCCCGCTGATCGTCTCGGTGTACACCGGCTACAGCGGGGCCCAGGAGAGCACCACCGTCGCCCTGGCCCGCTACTGCCTGCCCCAGATCCTCTTCTACGGGCTCTTCACCCTGCTCGGCCAGGTGCTGAACGCGCGCGGCCGGTTCGGCGCGATGATGTGGACCCCGGTCCTCAACAACTTCGTGATCATCGCCGTGTTCGGGCTCTTCCTCTACGTCTCGCACGACGCTGCGGACGGCCTGACCGCCGCCGAGACCCGGCTCCTGGGCCTCGGCACCACCGCCGGCATCGTCCTCCAGGCCCTCGCCCTGATCCCCTCGCTGCGCGCCGCCCGCTTCCGCTGGCGCCCCCGCTTCGACTGGCGCGGCAGCGGCCTCGGCCGTCCCCTGCGCAACGCGGGCTGGCTGGTCATGCTCGTCCTCACCAACCAGATCGCGTACTGGGTCGTCACCCGGCTCTCCACCACCGCCGGTTACGAGGCGGACCTGGCCGGTCTCCCGGGCGCCGGCTACACCGCCTACAGCAACGCCTACCAACTGTGGATCGTCCCGCAGGGCATCATCACCGTCTCCCTCGTGACCGCCCTGATGCCCCGGATGAGCGCGGCCGCCTCCGACGGCGAACTCGCCACCCTGCGCGGGGACATCTCCTACGCGCTGCGCTCCAGCGCCGCCCTGGTCGTCCCCGCCGCCGCGCTCTTCGCCGCCCTCGCCCCCTGGGTGATGGGCAGCGTCTTCGAGTACGGCCTCACCGACGACGCAGACATCGAGGTCATGGCGGGCATGCTCATGGCCTTCGCGCCCGGCCTGATCGCCTTCTCCGCGCAGTACGTGCTCTCGCGCGGCTTCTACGCCCTGTCCGATACCCGGACCCCCTTCTTCCTGAACCTGGTCATCGCCGCGCTGAACGCCGGGCTGTCCGCCGCCGCCTACTTCCTGCTGTCCCCCCGCTGGGCGGTCACCGGCATGGCCGCGGCCTCCTCCCTCGCCTTCCTCGCGGGCGCCGCCGCGACCGCGTACACCCTCTCCCGCCGGCTCGGCCCGCGCGCGGGGACCCGTAAGGAACGGCGCGCCACGGCCGTACGGACCCACCTGCGGCTCCTGGCCGCCTCGGTCCCGGCGGCCGCCGCGGCGTACGGTGCCGCCCGAAGCGCCGAGCGCTTCGGCGACTTCGCGGCGGTCGGGGCGGGAACCGCGGCCCTCGCCCTCGTCGTCGTCCTCCTTGCCCGGCCGCTGCGCCTGACGGAGATCACCGACCTGCTGGACTCCCTGCGCTGCAAGGTCGGTCGATAG
- a CDS encoding response regulator transcription factor, with translation MPRVLLIEDDPSIREGVGLGLRRRGHEVSSAETGEEGLALMAGFRPELVLLDLMLPGMNGVQVCHRIRENSEVPIIMLTARGDDFDVVIGLEAGADDYIVKPARTEVIEARIKAVLRRLSDPVGARPEIAIHGELAIDRAGLTVAKNGERVALAPSEIKLLLHLSASPEQVFSRQQLLEYVWDHSYHADSRLVDACVRRLRHKIEDPAGSPRYIQTVRGFGYRFGPL, from the coding sequence ATGCCACGTGTACTGCTGATCGAGGACGACCCGTCCATCCGGGAGGGCGTGGGTCTGGGCCTGCGCCGCCGCGGCCACGAAGTGAGCTCCGCCGAGACCGGCGAGGAGGGGCTCGCCCTGATGGCGGGCTTCCGCCCCGAACTCGTCCTCCTCGACCTGATGCTGCCCGGCATGAACGGTGTGCAGGTCTGCCATCGCATACGCGAGAACAGCGAGGTGCCGATCATCATGCTCACCGCGCGCGGCGACGACTTCGACGTGGTCATCGGCCTGGAGGCCGGCGCCGACGACTACATCGTGAAACCCGCCCGTACCGAGGTCATAGAAGCCCGCATCAAGGCCGTACTGCGCCGGCTCAGCGACCCCGTGGGTGCCCGCCCCGAGATCGCGATCCACGGCGAACTCGCCATCGACCGCGCCGGGCTGACCGTCGCCAAGAACGGCGAGCGCGTCGCCCTCGCCCCCAGCGAGATCAAGCTCCTGCTGCACCTGTCGGCCTCGCCCGAGCAGGTCTTCTCCCGCCAGCAGCTCCTCGAGTACGTCTGGGACCACAGCTACCACGCCGACTCCCGGCTCGTGGACGCCTGCGTCCGCCGCCTGCGCCACAAGATCGAGGACCCCGCCGGCAGCCCCCGCTACATACAGACCGTGCGCGGCTTCGGCTACCGCTTCGGCCCCCTGTAG
- a CDS encoding HAMP domain-containing sensor histidine kinase, whose protein sequence is MRRIAPLGLRTRLIAAFLLVAAVSAVSTAALTYQQARNAILKQTQDTAISTLRDQVEQQEIRLPLTQQELQRIVIDLGKRGKPHPWILFAEYGGLRASTNPASPTSTVVTADLRDKVLNSRYTAFQRVEDQRGTPYLTVGVPALFEHNGSTESTGLVFFACVPLSTEKQTVEAMVEAAQQGAVPGLAIAIIPALLAARSVLRPVRDMRRAAQRLGRGRLDTRIEVRGADELAGLARTFNETARALEQSVRELQDAETRARRFASDVSHELRTPLAGMLAVTEVLDEDAARLDADTAKALRLVSAETGKLAVLVEDLMEISRFDARAAELNLDDVDIAEAVRKTLERRHWDDERVVTRLPDGVRARLDPRRFDVVLANLVGNALRHGGAPVHVTVRTAPGGDGERLLIDVADSGPGIAPEVLPHIFDRFFKADAARTRSAGSGLGLAITLENVRLHGGTLRAGNGPSGGALFTLDMPLEARE, encoded by the coding sequence GTGCGACGCATAGCACCGCTCGGGCTGCGCACCCGGCTGATAGCGGCCTTCCTGCTGGTCGCCGCGGTCAGCGCGGTCAGCACGGCCGCCCTCACCTACCAGCAGGCGCGCAACGCCATCCTGAAGCAGACCCAGGACACCGCCATCAGCACCCTGCGCGACCAGGTCGAGCAGCAGGAGATCCGGCTGCCCCTGACCCAGCAGGAGCTCCAGCGCATCGTCATCGACCTCGGCAAGCGCGGCAAGCCCCACCCGTGGATCCTCTTCGCCGAGTACGGCGGCCTGCGCGCCTCCACCAACCCCGCCTCACCCACCTCCACCGTGGTCACCGCCGACCTGCGCGACAAGGTCCTCAACAGCCGGTACACGGCCTTCCAGCGGGTCGAGGACCAGCGCGGCACCCCGTACCTCACGGTCGGCGTCCCCGCCCTCTTCGAGCACAACGGCTCCACCGAATCCACCGGGCTCGTCTTCTTCGCCTGCGTCCCGCTCTCCACCGAGAAGCAGACCGTCGAGGCCATGGTCGAGGCCGCCCAGCAGGGCGCCGTCCCGGGGCTGGCCATCGCCATCATCCCCGCGCTGCTGGCCGCACGCAGCGTGCTGCGGCCGGTCCGCGACATGCGGCGCGCCGCCCAGCGGCTGGGCCGGGGCCGCCTCGACACCCGCATCGAGGTCCGGGGCGCCGACGAACTCGCGGGACTCGCCCGTACCTTCAACGAGACGGCCCGCGCCCTGGAGCAGTCGGTGCGCGAGCTGCAGGACGCGGAGACCCGCGCCCGCCGGTTCGCCTCCGACGTCTCCCACGAACTGCGCACCCCGCTCGCCGGGATGCTCGCCGTGACCGAGGTCCTCGACGAGGACGCCGCGCGCCTCGACGCCGACACGGCCAAGGCCCTGCGCCTGGTGAGCGCCGAGACCGGCAAACTCGCCGTCCTCGTCGAGGACCTGATGGAGATCTCCCGCTTCGACGCCCGGGCCGCCGAGCTCAACCTCGACGACGTGGACATCGCCGAAGCCGTGCGCAAGACCCTCGAACGACGCCACTGGGACGACGAGCGCGTCGTCACCCGGCTGCCGGACGGGGTACGCGCCCGACTTGACCCGCGCCGCTTCGACGTGGTCCTCGCCAACCTCGTCGGCAACGCCCTGCGGCACGGCGGCGCCCCCGTACACGTCACCGTACGGACCGCACCGGGCGGGGACGGCGAGCGGCTGCTCATCGACGTCGCCGACAGCGGGCCCGGCATCGCCCCAGAGGTGCTGCCGCACATCTTCGACCGCTTCTTCAAGGCCGACGCGGCCAGGACCCGCTCCGCCGGCAGCGGCCTCGGACTCGCCATCACCCTGGAGAACGTCCGCCTGCACGGCGGCACCCTCCGGGCGGGCAACGGGCCCTCCGGGGGAGCCCTCTTCACCCTCGACATGCCGCTGGAGGCCCGCGAATGA
- a CDS encoding cytochrome P450, protein MDHAADVPDVFDPRIYAEGLPHDGYRLLREHHPVAWQPEPQILGWPAGPGFWAVTRHADVVRVLRDHRTYSSWIGATQIRDPDPADLPFLRRTMLNQDPFPRPCGPGESPAPHGRLRRLVSRAFTPARVDAFAARARERARALLTAAREGAEDGAADLVRTVTDEYALLNLTDLLGVPASDRALLLEWTVRIIGYQDPDDAPAPVLGQDGKPLNPRSPALLGEMFAYARELAAHKRAHPGDDVMTALAQAGLDPAELEMFFFLLTVAGNDTVRSAAPGGLLALAHAPDAYRRLADGRVPVDRAVDELLRVHPPVLSFRRTAAVDTELAGQPIRAGDKVVVFHASANHDERVFTAPRCLDLGRTPNPHVSFGDGPHVCLGAHFARLQLRTLYEEWCAAMPVPELTGPPGRLVSNFINGITRLPVRVSGPAR, encoded by the coding sequence ATGGATCACGCCGCGGACGTCCCGGACGTCTTCGACCCCCGGATCTACGCCGAGGGCCTCCCGCACGACGGCTACCGGCTGCTGCGCGAGCACCATCCCGTCGCCTGGCAGCCGGAGCCGCAGATCCTGGGCTGGCCCGCCGGTCCCGGCTTCTGGGCCGTCACCCGGCACGCCGACGTCGTCCGCGTCCTGCGCGACCACCGCACGTACTCCTCCTGGATCGGCGCCACCCAGATCCGCGACCCCGACCCGGCCGACCTGCCGTTCCTGCGGCGCACCATGCTCAACCAGGACCCCTTCCCGAGGCCCTGCGGGCCGGGGGAGAGCCCCGCCCCGCACGGCCGCCTGCGCCGGCTCGTCTCCCGCGCCTTCACCCCGGCCCGCGTCGACGCCTTCGCCGCCCGGGCACGGGAACGCGCCCGCGCCCTGCTGACCGCCGCGCGGGAGGGCGCCGAGGACGGCGCCGCCGACCTCGTGCGCACCGTCACCGACGAATACGCGCTGCTGAACCTCACCGACCTGCTCGGCGTCCCGGCCTCCGACCGCGCCCTGCTGCTGGAGTGGACCGTACGGATCATCGGCTACCAGGACCCCGACGACGCCCCGGCCCCCGTACTCGGCCAGGACGGCAAGCCCCTCAACCCGCGCTCCCCGGCGCTGCTCGGCGAGATGTTCGCGTACGCCCGCGAACTGGCCGCCCACAAGCGCGCGCACCCCGGCGACGACGTGATGACCGCCCTGGCCCAGGCCGGGCTCGACCCGGCCGAACTGGAGATGTTCTTCTTCCTGCTGACCGTCGCCGGCAACGACACCGTGCGCAGCGCCGCCCCCGGCGGCCTGCTCGCCCTCGCCCACGCCCCGGACGCCTACCGGCGGCTCGCGGACGGACGGGTCCCCGTGGACCGGGCCGTCGACGAACTCCTGCGCGTCCACCCGCCGGTGCTCAGCTTCCGCCGCACCGCCGCCGTCGACACCGAACTGGCCGGGCAGCCCATCCGGGCCGGGGACAAGGTGGTGGTCTTCCACGCCTCGGCCAACCACGACGAGCGGGTCTTCACCGCCCCCCGCTGCCTCGACCTCGGCCGGACGCCCAATCCGCACGTCTCCTTCGGGGACGGCCCCCACGTCTGCCTCGGCGCCCACTTCGCCCGGCTCCAGCTGCGCACCCTCTACGAGGAGTGGTGCGCGGCCATGCCCGTGCCGGAACTCACGGGCCCGCCCGGGCGGTTGGTGTCGAACTTCATCAACGGGATCACACGGCTGCCGGTGCGGGTGTCCGGGCCGGCCCGGTGA
- the ggt gene encoding gamma-glutamyltransferase, translating to MHRPVARTLPLLAVVAALVSTGAAPPSAAGAPAPPAKVPVAAGYGGAVASVDADASAVGIGVLRSGGNAVDAAVATAAALGVTEPYSAGIGGGGYFVYYDATSRRVHTIDGRETAPASATATLFQENGVPIPFAEGQTSGLGVGVPGTPATWTSALDAWGTRRLPQLLKPAEKLARDGFTVDSTFRAQTELNEARFRDFPDTSKLFLPGGALPVVGSTFKNPDLAATYAELARKGTGALYRGPIAEEIVRTVRTPPVDPAATRIVRSGDLTTRDLRAYATKRQDPTRVGYRGLDVYGMAPSSSGGTTVGEALNILERTDLSKLSETQYLHHFIEASRISFADRGRWVGDPAAVRVPTRELLSQRFADSRACLIKPDRTLTSPLAPGDPRNPVPCATTGQAAPTTYEGENTTHLTVADRWGNVVSYTLTIESTGGSAITVPGRGFLLNNELTDFSFAPAAPGVPDPNLPGPGKRPRSSMSPTIVLEEGRPVLAVGSPGGATIITTVLQTLTEHLDRGLPLVDAIAAPRASQRNQTTTELEPGLWNSPLRASLEALGQGFRQNPEIGAATGVQRLPDGRWLAAAETTRRGGGSAMVVHPHGRP from the coding sequence ATGCACCGTCCCGTCGCCCGCACGTTACCGCTGCTGGCCGTCGTCGCCGCACTCGTCTCGACCGGCGCCGCACCGCCGTCCGCCGCCGGGGCCCCGGCCCCGCCGGCGAAGGTCCCGGTCGCCGCGGGCTACGGCGGGGCCGTCGCCAGTGTCGACGCCGACGCCTCGGCGGTGGGGATCGGCGTCCTGCGCTCCGGGGGCAACGCGGTGGACGCCGCCGTCGCCACCGCCGCCGCGCTCGGCGTCACCGAGCCCTACTCGGCGGGCATCGGCGGAGGCGGTTACTTCGTCTACTACGACGCCACGTCGCGACGCGTGCACACCATCGACGGCCGGGAAACCGCGCCGGCCTCGGCCACCGCCACCCTCTTCCAGGAGAACGGCGTCCCCATCCCCTTCGCCGAGGGCCAGACCAGCGGCCTCGGCGTCGGAGTCCCCGGCACCCCCGCCACCTGGACGAGCGCCCTCGACGCCTGGGGCACCCGCCGGCTGCCCCAGCTCCTCAAGCCCGCCGAGAAGCTGGCCCGCGACGGCTTCACGGTGGACAGCACCTTCCGGGCCCAGACCGAGCTCAACGAGGCCCGGTTCAGGGACTTCCCCGACACCTCGAAGCTCTTCCTGCCCGGCGGCGCCCTGCCGGTGGTCGGCTCCACCTTCAAGAACCCGGACCTGGCCGCCACCTACGCCGAACTGGCCCGCAAGGGCACGGGCGCGCTCTACCGGGGCCCGATCGCCGAGGAGATCGTCCGGACCGTCCGCACGCCCCCGGTGGACCCGGCCGCGACACGGATCGTCCGCTCCGGCGACCTGACCACCCGCGACCTGCGCGCGTACGCGACCAAGCGGCAGGACCCGACCCGGGTGGGCTACCGCGGCCTGGACGTCTACGGCATGGCGCCCTCCTCCTCCGGCGGCACCACCGTCGGCGAGGCCCTCAACATCCTGGAGCGCACCGACCTCTCGAAGCTCTCCGAGACGCAGTACCTGCACCACTTCATCGAGGCCTCGCGGATCTCCTTCGCCGACCGGGGCCGCTGGGTCGGCGACCCGGCCGCCGTCCGTGTGCCGACGCGCGAGCTGCTCTCACAGCGGTTCGCCGACTCGCGCGCCTGCCTGATCAAGCCGGACCGTACGCTGACCAGCCCGCTCGCCCCCGGTGACCCGCGCAACCCGGTGCCGTGCGCCACCACCGGCCAGGCCGCCCCCACCACGTACGAGGGGGAGAACACCACCCACCTGACGGTCGCCGACCGCTGGGGCAACGTGGTCTCCTACACCCTGACGATCGAGTCCACCGGCGGCAGCGCGATCACCGTGCCGGGCCGCGGGTTCCTGCTCAACAACGAGCTCACCGACTTCTCCTTCGCCCCGGCCGCGCCCGGAGTCCCGGACCCGAACCTGCCCGGCCCGGGCAAGCGGCCGCGCTCGTCCATGTCCCCGACGATCGTGCTGGAGGAGGGCCGGCCGGTACTCGCCGTGGGCTCCCCGGGCGGCGCCACGATCATCACCACCGTCCTGCAGACCCTCACCGAACACCTGGACCGGGGCCTGCCGCTGGTCGACGCGATCGCCGCGCCGCGCGCCAGCCAGCGCAACCAAACCACCACCGAGCTGGAGCCGGGCCTGTGGAACAGCCCGCTCCGCGCCTCTTTGGAGGCACTCGGCCAGGGCTTCCGCCAGAACCCCGAGATCGGCGCCGCCACCGGTGTCCAGAGGCTGCCCGACGGTCGCTGGCTGGCGGCGGCCGAGACCACCCGCCGCGGCGGCGGCTCGGCCATGGTCGTCCACCCGCACGGCAGGCCGTAG
- the map gene encoding type I methionyl aminopeptidase, whose product MVELKTDREIDEMRAAGRVVARALAAVREAARVGVSLLDLDGVARGVLREAGATSPFLGYRPQFAPVPFPGVVCASVNDAIVHGIPDGYRLRDGDLVSMDCGAKLGGWVGDAAVSFTVGRARPADLRLIEASEAALAAGIAAAVPGNRIGDIAHAVGTVCRAAGYGVPDGFGGHGVGRSMHEDPGVPNEGPPGRGMKLRPGMVLAIEPMLIAGGTDDYQCDGDGWTLRTVDGSRAAHSEHTVAITADGPRILTAP is encoded by the coding sequence ATGGTGGAACTGAAGACGGACCGAGAGATCGACGAGATGCGTGCCGCGGGCCGGGTGGTCGCCCGCGCCCTGGCCGCCGTACGGGAGGCGGCGCGCGTCGGGGTGTCCCTGCTGGACCTGGACGGGGTGGCCCGCGGGGTGCTCCGCGAGGCCGGCGCGACCTCGCCCTTCCTGGGCTACCGGCCGCAGTTCGCGCCGGTGCCCTTCCCGGGCGTGGTGTGCGCCTCGGTCAACGACGCGATCGTGCACGGCATCCCCGACGGGTACCGGCTGCGCGACGGAGACCTGGTCAGCATGGACTGCGGGGCGAAGCTCGGCGGCTGGGTCGGGGACGCGGCGGTGAGCTTCACCGTCGGCCGGGCCCGCCCGGCCGACCTGCGGCTGATCGAGGCCTCCGAGGCGGCCCTCGCCGCCGGGATCGCCGCCGCCGTGCCCGGCAACAGGATCGGGGACATCGCCCACGCCGTCGGCACGGTCTGCCGCGCCGCCGGGTACGGCGTCCCGGACGGCTTCGGCGGTCACGGCGTCGGCCGCAGCATGCACGAGGACCCGGGCGTGCCCAACGAGGGCCCGCCGGGACGCGGCATGAAGCTGCGCCCCGGCATGGTCCTCGCCATCGAGCCGATGCTGATCGCGGGCGGTACGGACGACTACCAGTGCGACGGGGACGGCTGGACGCTGCGCACCGTCGACGGCAGCCGCGCCGCACACTCGGAGCACACGGTCGCGATCACCGCCGACGGCCCGAGGATCCTCACCGCGCCGTAG
- a CDS encoding helix-turn-helix domain-containing protein, with protein MVRTPLTPEERERGERLGALLREARGGRSMVEVAAGAGLSAETLRKIETGRAPTPAFFTVAALAGALGLSLDDLLTRCAVVRV; from the coding sequence ATGGTCCGTACCCCCCTCACCCCTGAAGAGCGCGAGCGCGGCGAGCGGCTCGGCGCGCTGTTGCGCGAGGCCCGCGGCGGCCGCAGCATGGTCGAGGTCGCGGCCGGCGCGGGGCTCTCCGCCGAGACCCTCCGCAAGATCGAGACCGGCCGGGCGCCCACCCCCGCCTTCTTCACGGTCGCCGCGCTCGCCGGGGCGCTCGGGCTCTCGCTGGACGACCTGCTGACGCGCTGCGCCGTCGTTCGCGTCTGA
- a CDS encoding PPOX class F420-dependent oxidoreductase, giving the protein MDLEELGRARYVSLTTFRKDGTPVATPVWAVVDGGELYVWTRSDSWKVKRIRNDGRVTVTACDVRGRVVEGAAVREGRAVLLDEAGLQRVRKLMSRKYTWQFWAVDVPATVARRGKRPHTAIAVKL; this is encoded by the coding sequence ATGGATCTCGAGGAACTCGGCAGGGCCCGGTACGTCAGTCTCACCACCTTCCGCAAGGACGGCACGCCCGTGGCGACGCCTGTATGGGCGGTGGTCGACGGGGGTGAGCTGTACGTGTGGACGCGCAGCGACTCGTGGAAGGTCAAGCGCATACGCAACGACGGGCGGGTCACCGTCACCGCGTGCGACGTGCGGGGGCGTGTCGTGGAAGGGGCCGCCGTACGCGAGGGCCGGGCCGTGCTGCTGGACGAGGCGGGGCTGCAGCGGGTCAGGAAACTGATGTCGCGCAAGTACACGTGGCAGTTCTGGGCGGTGGACGTGCCCGCCACCGTGGCGCGGCGCGGGAAGCGGCCGCACACCGCGATCGCCGTCAAGCTTTGA
- a CDS encoding nitrilase-related carbon-nitrogen hydrolase, translating into MAQVVRAALVQATWTGDTESMIAKHEAHARRAAAQGAKIIGFQEVFNAPYFCQVQEPEHYRWAEAVPDGPTVRRMQELARETGMVIVVPVFELENEGFYYNTAAVIDADGSYLGKYRKHHIPQVKGFWEKYYFRPGNLGWPVFDTAVGKVGVYICYDRHFPEGWRALGLAGAQLVYNPSATHRGLSSYLWQLEQPASAVANEYFIAAINRVGQEEYGDNDFYGTSYFVDPRGQFVGEVASDKEEELLVRDLDFDLIKEVRDQWAFYRDRRPDAYGGLVQP; encoded by the coding sequence ATGGCCCAAGTCGTCCGCGCCGCGCTGGTCCAGGCCACCTGGACCGGAGACACCGAATCGATGATCGCCAAACACGAGGCGCACGCCCGCCGGGCCGCCGCCCAAGGGGCGAAGATCATCGGCTTCCAGGAAGTGTTCAACGCCCCCTACTTCTGCCAGGTCCAGGAGCCCGAGCACTACCGCTGGGCCGAGGCCGTCCCGGACGGCCCGACCGTCCGCCGCATGCAGGAGCTCGCCCGCGAGACCGGCATGGTCATCGTCGTCCCGGTCTTCGAGCTGGAGAACGAGGGCTTCTACTACAACACCGCCGCCGTCATCGACGCGGACGGCAGCTACCTGGGCAAGTACCGCAAGCACCACATCCCCCAGGTCAAGGGATTCTGGGAGAAGTACTACTTCCGCCCGGGCAACCTCGGCTGGCCCGTCTTCGACACCGCCGTCGGGAAGGTCGGGGTCTACATCTGCTACGACCGCCACTTCCCCGAGGGCTGGCGCGCCCTGGGCCTGGCAGGGGCCCAGCTGGTCTACAACCCCTCCGCCACACACCGGGGCCTGTCCTCCTACCTGTGGCAGCTGGAGCAGCCCGCCTCCGCCGTCGCCAACGAGTACTTCATCGCCGCCATCAACCGTGTGGGCCAGGAGGAGTACGGCGACAACGACTTCTACGGCACCAGCTACTTCGTCGACCCGCGCGGCCAGTTCGTCGGCGAGGTCGCCAGCGACAAGGAGGAGGAACTCCTCGTCCGCGACCTCGACTTCGACCTGATCAAGGAGGTCCGCGACCAGTGGGCCTTCTACCGCGACCGCCGCCCCGACGCCTACGGAGGGCTCGTACAGCCGTGA